A stretch of Henckelia pumila isolate YLH828 chromosome 4, ASM3356847v2, whole genome shotgun sequence DNA encodes these proteins:
- the LOC140862102 gene encoding uncharacterized protein, whose product MDLFGPIPVTSLGGMIQPNVSYFKIFGSKCFIHNNGKNHLTAFDAKSDEGIFLGYSSISKAYRVFNKRTLNVEESIHVIFDEDLTIDVATNTHQLSDLLQEIQLDNDNQDESEDEASPPTRTLQSHEPELVDPVVEDLNIDQSVDTHQTHTVEDIEEQHHETTELYQNNVTSQDPEAQVISGNQSNTRLKWSKKYPLNFVLGNPLAPLRTRGQMIKELLHATFISQEEPKKIEEALADSCWIDAMQEELNQFTKNAVWDLVSRPTHQSVIGTRWVFRNKLNEEGTVVRNKPRLVAQGYR is encoded by the exons ATGGACTTATTTGGTCCAATCCCAGTAacaagcttagggggaatgat acAACCAAATGTATCATACTTTAAGATCTTCGGGAGTAAATGCTTcatccacaacaatggtaaaAATCATCTTACTgcatttgatgcaaagtcagatGAGGGTATTTTTCTGGGATATTCCTCAATCAGTAAAGCTTACAGAGTCTTCAACAAAAGAACTCtaaatgttgaagaatcaatccatgttatttttgatgaagatCTTACTATTGATGTTGCAACTAATACTCATCAACTCTCGGATCTACTTCAAGAAATACAATTGGACAACGATAATCAAGACGAAAGTGAAGACGAAGCTTCACCACCCACAAGAACTCTTCAATCTCATGAACCGGAACTAGTTGATCCAGTAGTTGAGGATCTTAACATTGATCAATCAGTTGATACTCACCAAACTCACACAGTTGAGGATATTGAAGAACAGCACCATGAGACCACAGAGCTTTACCAAAATAACGTAACTAGTCAAGATCCAGAAGCACAAGTGATCAGTGGAAATCAGTCTAATACTAGACTGAAATGGTCCAAAAAATATCCACTCAATTTTGTTCTTGGTAATCCTTTAGCACCTCTAAGGACTCGAGGACAAATGATTAAAGAACTTCTTCACGCAACCTTTATATCTCAAGAAGAgccaaagaaaattgaagaagcaTTGGCTGACAGTTGTTGGATAGATGCAATGCAAGAAGAGCTAAATCAGTTTACTAAAAATGCAGTATGGGATCTCGTTTCAAGACCAACACATCAATCAGTCATTGGCACTCGATGGGTCTTTAGAAACAAGCTCAATGAAGAAGGAACTGTGGTTAGAAATAAGCCAAGATTAGTAGCTCAAGGATACAGATaa